A region of Campylobacter armoricus DNA encodes the following proteins:
- a CDS encoding TlpA family protein disulfide reductase, which produces MVVFKSVHCFLAIIFALFLSACTDKIFQTLNSSSDYTFKYNGFEKTLKIQKLNNAYALFFFTQDCGVCKMQIPILNELYKERNFLIIGVLNDVKSIDEARKISLDKNLKLPLLYEAKASSFLSKAVDGIYGVPVVVFFDKNGKMNEKFIGLTPKSILENKIKILQTF; this is translated from the coding sequence ATGGTCGTATTTAAAAGCGTCCATTGCTTCTTGGCTATAATATTTGCTTTGTTTTTAAGTGCATGTACAGACAAAATTTTCCAAACCTTAAATTCAAGTAGTGATTATACTTTTAAATACAATGGTTTTGAAAAAACACTAAAAATTCAAAAATTAAACAATGCCTATGCATTATTTTTTTTCACTCAAGATTGTGGTGTATGTAAAATGCAAATTCCTATACTAAATGAACTTTATAAAGAAAGAAATTTTCTTATTATAGGTGTGCTAAATGATGTAAAATCCATCGATGAAGCACGAAAAATTTCTTTAGATAAAAATTTAAAATTACCACTTTTATACGAAGCTAAAGCAAGTTCATTTTTATCAAAAGCTGTAGATGGAATTTATGGTGTGCCTGTGGTGGTTTTTTTTGATAAAAATGGTAAAATGAATGAAAAATTTATAGGACTTACTCCAAAAAGTATTTTAGAAAACAAGATAAAAATCTTGCAAACTTTTTAA
- a CDS encoding TlpA family protein disulfide reductase — MACLCVFLLSACFENNNKNGGKVGLKAPELAAKNLAGKKVKISDFDNLVVLTFVEQGCASCLKDLPLLEKLANEYPKKITILAVDSIDKGKEFEEFATKYDYKNITFLQDDLDITWQRFSVFAVPTTFVIKDGVVQDKIIGEKPWSYLKASIASWL, encoded by the coding sequence TTGGCTTGTTTGTGTGTATTTTTGTTAAGTGCTTGTTTTGAAAACAATAACAAAAATGGCGGAAAAGTTGGCTTAAAAGCACCAGAACTTGCAGCAAAAAATTTAGCAGGTAAGAAAGTTAAAATATCTGATTTTGATAATCTTGTTGTTTTAACTTTTGTAGAGCAAGGTTGTGCTTCTTGTTTAAAGGACTTGCCACTTTTAGAAAAACTAGCTAATGAGTATCCTAAAAAAATCACTATTTTGGCAGTAGATTCTATAGATAAAGGTAAAGAGTTTGAAGAATTTGCTACAAAATATGATTATAAAAATATTACATTTTTACAAGATGATTTAGATATTACTTGGCAAAGATTTAGCGTTTTTGCTGTGCCAACAACTTTTGTCATTAAAGATGGTGTAGTACAAGATAAAATAATAGGAGAAAAACCATGGTCGTATTTAAAAGCGTCCATTGCTTCTTGGCTATAA
- a CDS encoding ABC transporter ATP-binding protein yields MKNIIKISNLNRNFNEVKALQNINLEVKQGEWLAIMGPSGSGKSTLLNILSLMDTQSSGEYFLDDKEVGKLSEEEKGVIRREKIGLIFQQFHLIPYLNALENVMLAQFYHSSIEQKDAIMALEKVGLSHRLTHLPSQLSGGEQQRLCIARALVNDPEILLADEPTGNLDEANEKNILELFCKLKKDGKTIVLITHNPDLATFADRTIILSHGVMKSEN; encoded by the coding sequence ATGAAAAATATTATAAAAATTTCAAATTTAAATCGCAATTTTAATGAAGTTAAAGCTTTGCAAAATATAAATTTAGAAGTAAAACAAGGCGAGTGGTTAGCTATTATGGGTCCATCAGGTTCAGGCAAATCAACACTTTTAAATATACTTTCTTTGATGGATACTCAAAGTAGTGGGGAGTATTTTTTAGATGATAAAGAGGTTGGAAAATTAAGTGAAGAAGAAAAAGGCGTGATTAGAAGAGAAAAAATTGGTTTAATTTTTCAGCAATTTCACTTAATACCTTATTTAAATGCTTTAGAAAATGTTATGCTAGCTCAATTTTATCATTCTAGCATAGAGCAAAAAGATGCTATAATGGCTTTAGAAAAAGTAGGATTATCACATAGACTTACGCATTTACCAAGTCAATTAAGTGGTGGCGAGCAGCAAAGACTATGTATAGCAAGAGCTTTAGTGAATGATCCTGAAATTTTATTAGCAGATGAGCCAACTGGAAATTTAGATGAAGCTAATGAAAAAAACATTTTAGAACTTTTTTGTAAATTAAAAAAAGATGGTAAAACCATAGTTTTAATCACTCATAATCCAGATTTAGCTACTTTTGCTGATAGAACCATCATTTTAAGTCATGGGGTAATGAAAAGTGAAAATTAA
- a CDS encoding ABC transporter permease has translation MGNNFFIQEVFKSLIFSYKRVCVIFIAVFMGAMVSASFFNIYFDIDTKLSKELKAYGANFIITPKDDEFLSMDEFNQAKEKLKAKALTPFLYGFYNLESSSAVVVGVDFANLKLTKPFIEILKGSFSLSDFSEDSAFVGADLAKQLELKIGQELQIYNPSISKIVKVKIKAILRSNDEQDGVLIISLKKAQELAAKEVINYAQAILLGDYESLDQKAKELSKGNIEAKVIASVSISEGVILEKIKALMALISLTILLISSLSVNTTLSAVIFSRKKEIALHLALGAKYKDIIKLFGAEVFILSLSASLFGAFCGYFLANIFGYLIFNASIDFRLLSVFFAVFVSLVFAFLASFLPLKKALKINVCENLKGE, from the coding sequence ATGGGAAATAATTTTTTTATACAAGAGGTTTTTAAATCTCTTATTTTTTCTTACAAAAGAGTTTGTGTTATATTTATAGCGGTGTTTATGGGTGCTATGGTTAGTGCTTCATTTTTTAATATTTATTTTGATATTGATACAAAATTATCTAAAGAATTAAAAGCTTATGGAGCTAATTTTATCATTACACCAAAAGATGATGAGTTTTTAAGTATGGATGAATTTAATCAAGCTAAAGAAAAATTAAAAGCAAAAGCTTTAACCCCATTTTTATATGGTTTTTATAATCTTGAAAGTTCAAGTGCAGTAGTGGTTGGAGTTGATTTTGCAAATTTAAAACTTACTAAACCTTTTATAGAGATTTTAAAAGGGAGTTTTTCTTTAAGCGATTTTAGTGAAGATAGTGCCTTTGTGGGAGCTGATTTGGCAAAGCAATTAGAGTTAAAAATAGGACAAGAATTACAAATTTATAATCCAAGTATTTCTAAAATAGTCAAAGTAAAAATCAAAGCTATCTTAAGAAGCAATGACGAACAAGATGGAGTTTTAATCATCTCTTTAAAAAAAGCACAAGAATTAGCAGCTAAAGAAGTGATAAATTATGCTCAAGCTATTTTACTAGGTGATTATGAAAGCTTAGATCAAAAAGCAAAAGAGCTTAGTAAAGGCAATATAGAAGCTAAGGTTATAGCTTCAGTGTCTATAAGTGAAGGTGTGATTTTAGAAAAGATTAAAGCTTTAATGGCTTTGATTAGTTTGACGATTTTACTCATTAGTTCTTTGAGTGTAAATACTACGCTTAGTGCTGTGATTTTTTCAAGAAAAAAAGAAATAGCCTTACACCTTGCACTAGGAGCTAAATATAAAGATATTATCAAGCTTTTTGGAGCTGAAGTATTTATTTTAAGTTTAAGTGCGAGTTTATTTGGAGCTTTTTGTGGGTATTTTTTAGCAAATATTTTTGGATATTTGATTTTTAATGCAAGCATAGATTTTAGGTTGCTTTCGGTATTTTTTGCTGTTTTTGTTTCTTTAGTATTTGCGTTTTTGGCTAGCTTTTTGCCACTAAAAAAAGCTTTAAAAATAAATGTTTGTGAAAATTTAAAGGGTGAGTGA
- a CDS encoding ABC transporter permease, with translation MQIKIIKNSIFQNKIQKSLALLTIFLATLLMATMLNLTLGIGNEITKELRSYGSNILVLPKGASLSVEVGNKIYEPLKNQNFLEENKLHTIKEIFWRNNINAFAPFLDTQVKIQTSDADYENVSLVGTYFDKAIKVQDDDDFYAGIKELYKYSKIQGNYPKDDSLDEVMLGKDLAQKYDLKIDDEISLVQNEQIFKVKIVGIIDLTQAFSNKIITSLLLAQKLSKKEGLFAKAEVSALTIPENDLAQKARRDVDSLNQLEYDQWYCTAYVSSIAYQIAEDFKGASTKVVSAISDAESLIVSKIQSLMAVVSIICLIVASIAISSLMSADIFRRRSEIGLLKALGASTLQIYMIFVLEGVVVALVGAVLGFAFGMGISEIIALSIFEHIIAISWIILPICLFFAVLIVFLGCLFSIKGISKLSTSEVLYGK, from the coding sequence ATGCAAATTAAGATTATAAAAAATTCTATTTTCCAAAATAAAATTCAAAAATCTCTAGCTTTGCTAACGATTTTTTTAGCTACTTTGCTTATGGCTACGATGTTAAATCTTACTTTGGGTATAGGCAATGAGATTACAAAAGAACTAAGAAGTTATGGATCAAACATTTTAGTTTTACCCAAAGGTGCAAGTTTGAGTGTAGAGGTGGGTAATAAAATTTATGAACCTTTAAAAAACCAAAATTTCTTAGAAGAAAACAAGCTTCACACTATAAAAGAAATTTTTTGGAGAAATAATATCAATGCCTTTGCGCCATTTTTAGATACTCAAGTAAAAATTCAAACTTCAGATGCAGATTATGAAAATGTATCTTTGGTGGGAACTTATTTTGATAAGGCTATAAAGGTGCAAGATGATGATGATTTTTATGCAGGGATTAAAGAGTTATACAAATATAGCAAAATACAAGGAAATTATCCAAAAGATGATAGCTTAGATGAGGTAATGTTGGGTAAAGACTTAGCGCAAAAGTATGATTTAAAAATAGATGATGAAATATCTCTTGTGCAAAATGAGCAAATTTTCAAAGTAAAAATTGTTGGTATTATAGATTTAACTCAAGCTTTTTCGAATAAAATCATCACTTCTTTACTTTTAGCACAAAAGCTTTCAAAGAAAGAAGGTTTATTTGCTAAAGCAGAAGTTTCGGCTTTGACTATACCTGAAAATGATTTAGCACAAAAAGCAAGACGCGATGTGGATAGTTTAAATCAACTTGAATACGATCAGTGGTATTGCACTGCTTATGTAAGTTCTATTGCTTATCAAATTGCAGAAGATTTTAAAGGTGCTAGCACAAAAGTTGTAAGTGCAATTTCAGACGCAGAAAGTTTAATAGTATCTAAAATTCAATCTTTAATGGCAGTGGTTAGCATTATATGCTTAATAGTAGCTTCTATAGCCATCTCGTCTTTAATGAGTGCAGATATTTTTAGAAGAAGAAGTGAAATAGGACTTTTAAAAGCTTTAGGTGCTAGCACTTTGCAAATTTATATGATTTTTGTTTTAGAAGGTGTTGTTGTGGCTTTAGTTGGAGCTGTTTTGGGTTTTGCTTTTGGTATGGGTATATCAGAAATTATTGCTTTGAGTATATTTGAACATATCATCGCAATCTCTTGGATTATTTTACCAATTTGCTTATTTTTTGCAGTGCTTATAGTATTTTTAGGATGCTTATTTTCTATCAAAGGAATTTCTAAACTTTCTACTTCAGAGGTTTTATATGGGAAATAA
- a CDS encoding Fe-S-containing protein — protein MSIYFVHFFGVFFPYALLGALFFYNLKTSLVFKLAFVGFVFSYFAFFISAKTLNYDLLYFSNDILFVLLFLVIIIFSFIRNNFLKEKIQAILLFLLSFAFGIKYLHISIDFPILSTNFLDSLAINSFGLILLAFVLCFGIYLFTRWLREFKFKFLNLFLFIIVIFYLNETLAQILLHLMREGVIETESLYLSYVAKSVYYAKFYTYIWFLLLGICIVLALKQRVGENTKKKDFDIEFRKNYAKNSKITNFSASVFSAMVLSLCIFLFYDLHASRPVTIDEPSYVEPNENDEFVFDVAILRDNNLHRFAYISDEGKVVRFFLINKREDKDSPVAVFDACSICGDMGYVKKGGELICISCNVRIFLPSVGKAGGCNPIPMKYKFENGKVIIPFSEILDGVNFFTQVVEKKVYDPIDNTELINLKAPRSYVYKGRTYFFANEKNYEEFKNDPLKYIDINKTSKYRIHNLLGNDYAN, from the coding sequence ATGTCGATTTATTTTGTACATTTTTTTGGAGTATTTTTTCCTTATGCACTTTTGGGTGCTTTATTTTTTTATAATTTAAAAACTTCTTTAGTGTTTAAACTTGCTTTTGTGGGTTTTGTTTTTTCTTATTTTGCTTTTTTTATTAGTGCTAAGACACTAAATTATGATTTGTTATATTTTTCTAATGATATTTTATTTGTTTTATTGTTTTTGGTTATTATTATTTTTTCTTTTATACGAAATAATTTTTTAAAAGAAAAAATTCAAGCTATTTTACTTTTTTTATTATCTTTTGCTTTTGGCATAAAATACTTACATATTTCTATAGATTTTCCTATATTAAGCACTAATTTCTTAGATTCTTTGGCGATTAACTCTTTTGGGCTCATTTTGCTTGCTTTTGTATTATGTTTTGGAATTTATCTTTTTACAAGATGGCTAAGAGAATTTAAATTTAAGTTTTTAAATTTATTTTTATTTATTATTGTGATTTTTTATCTAAATGAAACTTTAGCTCAAATTTTATTACATCTTATGAGAGAAGGTGTTATAGAAACTGAAAGTTTATATTTAAGTTATGTAGCAAAAAGTGTGTATTATGCTAAATTTTATACTTATATATGGTTTTTATTGTTAGGAATTTGTATAGTTTTAGCTCTAAAGCAAAGAGTGGGTGAAAATACCAAGAAAAAAGATTTTGATATAGAATTTAGAAAAAATTATGCTAAAAATTCAAAAATCACAAATTTTAGTGCAAGCGTTTTTAGCGCTATGGTTTTAAGTCTTTGTATTTTTCTTTTTTATGACTTGCATGCTTCAAGACCTGTAACCATAGATGAGCCAAGTTATGTAGAGCCAAATGAAAATGATGAATTTGTCTTTGATGTAGCGATTTTAAGAGATAACAATTTACACCGCTTTGCTTATATTAGCGATGAGGGTAAAGTGGTAAGATTTTTCTTAATCAACAAAAGAGAAGACAAAGACTCTCCGGTGGCGGTTTTTGATGCTTGTAGTATTTGTGGTGATATGGGTTATGTTAAAAAAGGCGGAGAATTAATTTGTATTTCTTGTAATGTTAGAATTTTCTTACCAAGTGTAGGTAAAGCTGGTGGATGTAATCCTATACCGATGAAATATAAATTTGAAAATGGTAAAGTTATCATACCTTTTTCAGAAATTTTAGATGGGGTAAATTTTTTCACTCAAGTAGTAGAAAAGAAAGTTTATGATCCTATCGATAATACAGAACTTATCAATTTAAAAGCACCAAGATCTTATGTTTATAAAGGAAGAACATACTTTTTTGCCAATGAAAAAAACTATGAAGAGTTTAAGAATGATCCTTTAAAATACATTGATATAAATAAAACTTCAAAATATAGAATTCATAATTTATTAGGAAATGACTATGCAAATTAA
- a CDS encoding ferrirhodotorulic acid transporter, periplasmic binding protein, producing the protein MKKTLLSLGAAASILASSVFAAEVPIGDPYELNGMEIAAVYLQPIEMEPRGIDLAASLADIHLEADIHALKGNKNGFPEGFWIPYLTIAYKLTNLDNGKVKTGTLMPMVADDGPHYGANLKMDTGIGNYELVFLIESPEKQGFGRHVDKETGVGKWFEPFSVKYNFKYTGKPK; encoded by the coding sequence ATGAAAAAAACTTTATTAAGTTTAGGTGCAGCAGCTAGTATTTTAGCTAGTTCAGTTTTTGCAGCAGAGGTGCCAATTGGTGATCCTTATGAGTTAAATGGTATGGAAATAGCAGCGGTTTATCTACAACCAATCGAAATGGAACCAAGAGGAATTGATCTTGCAGCTAGTTTAGCAGACATTCACCTTGAAGCAGATATTCATGCATTAAAGGGCAATAAAAACGGTTTTCCAGAAGGTTTTTGGATACCTTATCTAACCATAGCTTACAAGCTAACTAATCTTGATAATGGTAAAGTAAAAACAGGAACTCTTATGCCTATGGTTGCAGATGATGGTCCTCATTATGGTGCAAATTTAAAAATGGATACAGGTATAGGAAATTATGAGCTGGTATTTTTAATAGAAAGCCCAGAAAAACAAGGTTTTGGTCGCCATGTTGATAAAGAAACAGGTGTTGGCAAATGGTTTGAACCATTTTCAGTTAAATATAACTTCAAATACACAGGAAAACCTAAGTGA
- a CDS encoding FTR1 family iron permease, producing MIFLFCSIVYARDIDYQKESQTIKQILNESMLLYKENKNLEAKKLAEDAYFQHFENMEGSIGRNIGRKAIVMERKFVNLRKLYKDKADFSKIEALISSLYFDLDEVVPVLEKGFQLKAEASDTNYDKKEAENSSLKAEKERQAQAQAMFAALLGEEVKSQTPQILTQQTTTQEKNIQDDQALLALQEASAMDARLQFLMDSMISKLDQAALAFINKDDQKAKDLIQSALFEDYRNSKVEVLVARYTKAGVDKKIQTKLRTIVRKINDKVLDEKTIRDEISTISDLLYEAFLALPKEELTLLQVKGFEESAMNTKNYTKVYDDIKIALNDILQNYEGFSLNSIDALQNVYLDIFEASGMESKIGAIDSALKLKIESYFSKGVALIKASASKEELKQNFDELSALVESSLDKIQESSPMSLFIWALGIILREGLEALIIIVAIVSYLVQSGNKKRLNIVYSALWSGVFLSFVTAFFISWIFKEQAGQSRELLEGVTMLIAVALLFYVGFWLLSNAQNKKWANYVKTQAVEAISNNSAKTLWFSVFLAVYREGAETILFYQALLFDAKTSTDYSFIFIGLASGLIILIILYYLLKAGALKIPVKQFFYITSYIIFYMVFVFTGKGIGELIEAKVITPSLLPFDFEGILWLGIYPYYESIIPQFMVLILLIMGIFITKQISNKREKI from the coding sequence ATGATTTTTTTATTTTGTTCTATAGTTTATGCTAGAGATATTGACTACCAAAAAGAAAGCCAAACCATCAAACAAATTTTAAATGAAAGTATGCTTTTATATAAAGAAAATAAAAATTTAGAAGCAAAAAAACTAGCAGAAGATGCATACTTTCAACATTTTGAAAATATGGAAGGATCTATTGGTCGTAATATAGGCAGAAAAGCCATTGTTATGGAGCGTAAATTTGTTAATTTAAGAAAATTATATAAGGATAAAGCAGATTTTTCTAAAATAGAAGCATTGATTAGTAGTTTATATTTTGATTTAGATGAAGTTGTGCCTGTTTTGGAAAAAGGTTTTCAGCTTAAAGCCGAAGCTAGTGATACTAATTATGATAAAAAAGAAGCTGAAAACTCATCTTTAAAAGCAGAAAAAGAGCGTCAAGCACAAGCACAAGCGATGTTTGCAGCTTTACTCGGAGAAGAAGTTAAAAGTCAAACCCCACAAATTTTAACACAACAAACAACCACTCAAGAAAAAAATATTCAAGATGATCAAGCTTTGCTAGCTTTGCAAGAAGCTTCGGCTATGGATGCAAGATTACAATTTTTAATGGATTCTATGATTTCAAAACTTGATCAAGCAGCATTAGCTTTTATAAATAAAGACGATCAAAAAGCTAAAGATTTAATTCAATCAGCATTGTTTGAAGATTATAGAAACTCAAAAGTAGAAGTTTTAGTGGCAAGATACACTAAAGCAGGTGTTGATAAAAAAATTCAAACCAAACTTAGAACCATTGTAAGAAAAATTAACGATAAGGTTTTAGATGAAAAAACTATAAGAGATGAAATTTCAACTATATCAGATTTATTATATGAAGCGTTTTTAGCTCTACCTAAAGAAGAATTAACTTTGCTTCAGGTTAAAGGATTTGAAGAGAGTGCTATGAATACTAAAAATTATACTAAAGTATATGATGATATTAAAATTGCACTCAATGATATTTTACAAAATTATGAAGGATTTAGTTTAAATAGCATAGATGCTTTACAAAATGTTTATTTGGATATTTTTGAAGCAAGTGGTATGGAAAGTAAAATCGGAGCTATTGATAGTGCTTTAAAATTAAAAATAGAAAGTTATTTTTCAAAAGGAGTTGCGTTAATTAAAGCAAGTGCTTCTAAAGAAGAATTAAAACAAAATTTTGATGAACTTAGTGCTTTAGTGGAAAGTTCTTTGGATAAAATTCAAGAATCTTCACCTATGTCTTTGTTTATATGGGCTTTGGGTATTATTTTAAGAGAAGGTTTAGAGGCTTTAATTATCATTGTAGCTATTGTTTCATACCTAGTTCAAAGTGGCAATAAAAAGCGTTTAAATATAGTATATTCAGCACTTTGGAGCGGGGTATTTTTAAGCTTTGTAACTGCATTTTTTATTTCATGGATTTTCAAAGAACAAGCCGGACAAAGTAGAGAGCTTTTAGAAGGCGTTACTATGCTTATAGCCGTAGCATTACTATTTTATGTTGGTTTTTGGCTTTTGTCAAATGCACAAAATAAAAAATGGGCAAATTATGTAAAAACTCAAGCAGTGGAGGCTATTTCAAATAATTCAGCAAAAACCTTATGGTTTAGTGTGTTTTTAGCTGTGTATAGAGAAGGTGCTGAAACTATTCTTTTTTATCAGGCTTTATTATTTGATGCAAAAACAAGCACAGATTATAGTTTTATATTCATAGGTTTAGCTAGTGGTTTAATTATACTTATCATACTTTATTATTTACTAAAAGCTGGTGCTTTAAAGATACCAGTGAAACAATTTTTCTATATAACTTCATACATTATTTTTTATATGGTCTTTGTCTTTACGGGCAAAGGCATCGGTGAGCTCATAGAAGCTAAGGTTATCACACCAAGCTTACTTCCTTTTGATTTTGAAGGAATTTTATGGCTTGGAATTTATCCTTACTATGAGAGTATCATACCTCAGTTTATGGTTTTAATCTTACTCATTATGGGTATTTTTATAACAAAGCAAATTTCAAATAAAAGGGAGAAAATATGA
- a CDS encoding cation:dicarboxylate symporter family transporter encodes MLKNLGFWVIIGIIAGISLGLLDKELAIASKIGVDYFIHALKILIGPIIFLTIVLGVISLESLKQVGSIGVKALLYFEIVSTFALAIGIFIANIMGPGKGMNLDPNALDKDSVAQFVNNNIEISAQNEILHILKDAIPTDIMAAFSEGKTLQILVIALACAFIVSLMRIDERKAIQKTLEIMQSFVFKILEIIMYFSPIAAFSAMAFLVAKYGLESLFNLGYLLVVMLFASLLFIFGVLGLICFIAKVNIFKFMRFISREVLIVFATSSSESALAPLMRKLEKAGISKATVGLVLPTGYSFNLDCTNIYLAMSLIFLAQAFNVELSLAHEISILIVLMIASKGAVGVTGSGFIILGSTLAALSNMHIAEANNGLGASLGEVLPVAAISILLGVDKFMSEIRAVGNLCGNSVAALIVAIWDKQIDWEKFRYALDNPKEFANVGFD; translated from the coding sequence ATGCTTAAAAATTTAGGTTTTTGGGTGATTATAGGTATCATCGCTGGTATTAGCCTTGGCTTATTAGATAAAGAACTAGCTATTGCTAGTAAAATCGGAGTGGATTATTTTATACATGCATTAAAAATTTTAATAGGACCTATTATATTTTTAACTATAGTTTTAGGTGTAATTAGTCTTGAAAGTTTAAAGCAGGTTGGAAGTATAGGTGTTAAAGCCTTGCTTTATTTTGAAATAGTAAGTACTTTTGCTTTAGCTATAGGTATTTTTATAGCAAATATCATGGGACCTGGAAAAGGAATGAACCTTGACCCAAATGCTTTGGATAAAGATAGCGTAGCTCAATTTGTCAATAATAACATAGAAATAAGCGCACAAAATGAAATTTTACATATTTTAAAAGATGCCATACCTACTGACATAATGGCTGCTTTTAGCGAGGGAAAAACTTTACAAATTTTAGTTATAGCTCTAGCTTGTGCTTTTATTGTTTCACTTATGCGAATTGATGAGAGAAAAGCCATACAAAAAACTTTAGAAATAATGCAAAGTTTTGTTTTTAAAATTTTAGAAATCATTATGTATTTTTCTCCTATTGCAGCATTTTCAGCTATGGCATTTTTAGTTGCAAAATATGGACTTGAATCTTTATTCAATTTAGGATATTTGCTTGTTGTTATGTTATTTGCTTCTTTACTTTTCATCTTTGGAGTTTTAGGACTTATTTGTTTTATTGCCAAAGTCAATATTTTTAAATTTATGCGTTTTATTTCAAGAGAAGTTTTGATAGTATTTGCAACAAGCTCTAGTGAATCAGCATTAGCACCACTTATGAGAAAACTTGAAAAAGCAGGAATTTCAAAAGCTACAGTAGGCTTAGTGCTACCAACTGGATATAGCTTTAATCTTGATTGCACTAATATTTATTTAGCTATGAGTTTAATTTTCCTTGCACAAGCTTTTAATGTAGAATTATCTTTAGCACATGAAATTAGTATTTTAATTGTTCTTATGATAGCTTCAAAAGGAGCTGTTGGGGTAACTGGTTCAGGTTTTATCATACTAGGAAGCACGCTTGCAGCTTTATCAAATATGCATATAGCCGAAGCTAATAATGGTTTAGGAGCGAGCTTGGGCGAGGTTTTACCTGTAGCAGCTATTTCTATACTTTTAGGTGTGGATAAGTTTATGTCTGAAATTCGTGCGGTAGGAAATTTATGTGGAAATAGCGTAGCAGCTTTAATCGTAGCTATTTGGGATAAACAAATAGACTGGGAAAAATTCCGCTACGCCCTAGATAATCCTAAAGAATTTGCTAATGTTGGATTTGATTAA
- a CDS encoding D-amino acid aminotransferase, whose product MRVEEKEIVFLNGEFVKASEAKVSVFDRGFIFGDGIYEVVPIVNAKIADKEEFWERFERSLAQIELQIPYTKEEFESVLEQLIIKNSLKEGGLYMQVTRGVASRNFALLKGLKPTIMAFAFECNVIDYELAKSGVSVISTADLRWKRRDIKSISLLAQCLAKEEAIKAKVFEAFMVENALVTEASSSSAFIIKDKTLITKPFSNEILPGIRRKNILKFAKELGLKIDQRAFSMKEVYEADEVFISAATFLVLGVIKADSKIINDGKVGFYTQKLREKYIEKIQKEVF is encoded by the coding sequence ATTAGAGTGGAAGAAAAAGAAATTGTTTTTCTAAATGGTGAGTTTGTAAAAGCTAGTGAAGCTAAGGTGAGCGTTTTTGATAGAGGATTTATCTTTGGAGATGGAATTTATGAAGTAGTTCCTATAGTAAATGCAAAAATAGCTGATAAAGAAGAATTTTGGGAGCGTTTTGAGCGCAGTTTAGCACAAATTGAACTACAAATTCCTTACACAAAAGAAGAATTTGAAAGTGTTTTAGAACAATTAATTATTAAAAACTCACTTAAAGAAGGTGGGCTTTATATGCAAGTTACTAGAGGGGTTGCTAGTAGAAATTTTGCTCTTTTAAAGGGTTTAAAACCTACTATAATGGCTTTTGCTTTTGAGTGCAATGTGATTGATTATGAGTTAGCAAAAAGCGGGGTGAGCGTTATTTCTACTGCTGATTTAAGATGGAAAAGAAGAGATATAAAATCTATTTCTTTATTAGCTCAATGTCTTGCAAAAGAAGAAGCTATAAAAGCTAAAGTTTTTGAAGCTTTTATGGTTGAAAATGCCTTAGTGACTGAAGCTTCTAGTAGTTCAGCTTTTATTATTAAAGATAAAACATTAATCACTAAGCCATTTTCTAATGAAATTTTACCAGGAATTCGTCGTAAAAATATATTAAAATTTGCAAAAGAGCTAGGTCTTAAAATAGATCAAAGAGCTTTTAGTATGAAAGAAGTATATGAGGCTGATGAGGTGTTTATATCCGCAGCTACTTTTTTGGTTTTGGGTGTTATAAAAGCAGATAGTAAAATTATTAATGATGGAAAAGTGGGTTTTTATACTCAAAAATTAAGAGAAAAATATATAGAAAAAATACAAAAAGAGGTTTTTTAA